Within Micromonas commoda chromosome 9, complete sequence, the genomic segment ggcgccgccccAGATCATCCCGCCCGAGGAACCGGCGCCCGAGGaaccgacgccggcgcccgaggaaccggctcccgtcgcggcgaacgcccccggcgacggcgacggcggagacgacgacgacagcgacgacgacttcgacaTCGCCCTCAACGAACCCGAAGAGCGCGGATCGGACGAGGAGCCCGACGAGTTCATGATCCAACTCGACGACACCGAGCAGAAGCAGCAGCTGTACCAGCAGCAgtacggcgccgaggaggaagacgcgggcgcgggagacgagCTCGAAGCACAACTCGACGGCatgcccggcgccgccccggacgacgccgccgcccaatCCGATCCGATCCATTACAGGTCCAAGACGTACGTCAGgggatcggcgccgcccccgcccgcgccgcccccgggagCGCCGTCCAACCCCGCTGCCGCTCGAGCCGGAggtcccccgcccccggcgccgcccccgggccgcccctccttcgcggcgggcggctccgcgcccgcgggggtaCCCCggggcaccgcgctcgcctcggaTCTCACCGGACGGtccgggccgccgccgccgccgccgccccccggaGCGCCGTCGGTGCCGAGGTACGTGGGTCCCGCTgttcgaccgccgccgccgttgcagATGGAGGACGGCACGTGGAACACGTACAACCGGCAGCCGCCCAACGCGCGGTACAACGAGAAGGGCCAGCGGATgatgcccggcggcgagggagggtCGCGGTTCATACCGCCGGAGGAGTACAAGGAGTTTTTACAGCTGGGCCACGGCGGAatcttcgacgtcgacctcgataacatcgacgtcgcgccctgGCGCAAACCCGGCGCAGACGTCTCCGCGTACTTCAACTTTGGCATGAACGAGCACACTTGGCGCCAGTACGCCTCCGACGTCCGGCACGCGaggctcgagctcgccctccAGGAGAAGATCCAGAcggtgggcgacgacgacgacataGCCTACCCGCacggcccgccgccggagatgcTGATgcagcgcgcgatggacgcacCCGGCGGTTCGTTCGGGGGACCGCCCGGGCCCGGAGGAGggttcgcgcccccgccgccggcgggaccgccgccgccggaccaGCCGATGGGCCGCGGGGGTTTTCCGCCCCATGGGTCGCCGAtggggccgccgccgccgacggggccCCCGGGCGCAGATTTCGGCGGACCGGGCGCGATGCTCGATCCGAAGGACATGCCGAGGTGgatgcgcgcgacgatgggggtcgccctcgaggacgcgcccgccgaggagatcgaggaggagatcacGGAGGAGgtgacggacgacgaggaggaggaggagtacGGGttggtcctcgccggcgacgacgacgaggacgaagccgacgcgggcgacggagacggccggccgaaggagaagaagaagaagacggTGACGCGCACGGTGAAGCGGGTCGTGGAGaagtcggaggaggagcgcgccgccatcgcggaggagcgggagctgctcgagagcgacccgatcgcggcgatggccatCGACCGGGATTCCGTCTCCAAGGATGTCGTCAAGGCTCTGGACGAGATGGCGGTGATGTCGTGGATGCAGGCGCTGCAGATGCGCCACATGAGGCTCATGCAAGCCGGCATGATGCAGCCCGACCGCGTGCAGGAGCTGCAGGGGCACGTGGCGGACGGACAGGCGCTCATGATGACCGTCCGCGAATGCGTCATGGAGATGCAATCGCGGGGAAAATGGACCGAGCTCAACAACATGATgaatggcggcggcggccaaggcggcgtccacggcggctacggcggcgacTGGGGCGGTGCCCAGGCCCCGCGAACCTGCCACAAGTGCGGCATGCCCGGGCACATCGCTCGAGAGTGCCCGAACGCCCCGGGCGAGCAGCGAACCTGCCACGTGTGCGGCGAGGGGGGCCACATCGCTCGAGATTGCCCCCAAGGGCCCAGCCggcccgaggagcgcgcgtgCCACGTGTGCGGCGAGAGCggccacctcgcgcgcgactgCCCGCAGAGCACGTGTCACAACTGCGGCAAGCCCGGGCACCGAGCGGCGGAGTGCCCGGAggcgcggtgccgacgaTGCGGCGAGAAGGGACACATGGCCCGCGACTGCGTCAACCCTCCGATGtctcggggaggaggaggaggaggcggcggcggcggaggcagggacgcggacgagaagGCGAGGGACagcccgcgcgaccgccgcgacgagcccccgaggcgcgaccgccgcgagcgctccCCGAATCGTCGCGACGAGAGGGACGACAGGGACAGGGAAAGGGACAGGGAAAGGGACAGGGACCGCGATagggacagggacagggaccgagggggcggcggctccaggcgcgtcgtcgtcgtcaggcgcaccggcggcggcggcggcgaccgcggaaGGGACCGCGGGAGGGACGAGAGCagggatcgcggcggcggggaccgcggcggggcgcgcgagagcggcTGGGGCTTCGAccgagggggcggcggcggtcgcgatcTTCGCGACAGGGTCGGCGGCAAGGACGACCGGGGCCGGGACTCGCCg encodes:
- a CDS encoding predicted protein, with the protein product MADDDEGLYDELYGDDDDDVPMAPPQIIPPEEPAPEEPTPAPEEPAPVAANAPGDGDGGDDDDSDDDFDIALNEPEERGSDEEPDEFMIQLDDTEQKQQLYQQQYGAEEEDAGAGDELEAQLDGMPGAAPDDAAAQSDPIHYRSKTYVRGSAPPPPAPPPGAPSNPAAARAGGPPPPAPPPGRPSFAAGGSAPAGVPRGTALASDLTGRSGPPPPPPPPGAPSVPRYVGPAVRPPPPLQMEDGTWNTYNRQPPNARYNEKGQRMMPGGEGGSRFIPPEEYKEFLQLGHGGIFDVDLDNIDVAPWRKPGADVSAYFNFGMNEHTWRQYASDVRHARLELALQEKIQTVGDDDDIAYPHGPPPEMLMQRAMDAPGGSFGGPPGPGGGFAPPPPAGPPPPDQPMGRGGFPPHGSPMGPPPPTGPPGADFGGPGAMLDPKDMPRWMRATMGVALEDAPAEEIEEEITEEVTDDEEEEEYGLVLAGDDDEDEADAGDGDGRPKEKKKKTVTRTVKRVVEKSEEERAAIAEERELLESDPIAAMAIDRDSVSKDVVKALDEMAVMSWMQALQMRHMRLMQAGMMQPDRVQELQGHVADGQALMMTVRECVMEMQSRGKWTELNNMMNGGGGQGGVHGGYGGDWGGAQAPRTCHKCGMPGHIARECPNAPGEQRTCHVCGEGGHIARDCPQGPSRPEERACHVCGESGHLARDCPQSTCHNCGKPGHRAAECPEARCRRCGEKGHMARDCVNPPMSRGGGGGGGGGGGRDADEKARDSPRDRRDEPPRRDRRERSPNRRDERDDRDRERDRERDRDRDRDRDRDRGGGGSRRVVVVRRTGGGGGDRGRDRGRDESRDRGGGDRGGARESGWGFDRGGGGGRDLRDRVGGKDDRGRDSPREGGGRSREQRDEKERNVRDRAPAEKRKSGGGGGGGEDSGRGKRSRR